A genomic window from Sebastes fasciatus isolate fSebFas1 chromosome 7, fSebFas1.pri, whole genome shotgun sequence includes:
- the LOC141770528 gene encoding porphobilinogen deaminase-like isoform X2, with translation MSGEASSPDGNGKVSRVIRIGTRKSQLARIQTDSVADKLQKLNPDIRLEIVSMSTIGDKILDVALSKIGEKSLFTKELENALEKNEVDLVVHSLKDLPTTLPSGFTIGAVLKRENPHDAVVLHPKHAGKALETLPENSVIGTSSLRRAAQLTKRFPHLKFKDIRGNLNTRLKKLDEKDDFAAIILAAAGLKRMGWDNRISQILGPEDCMYAVGQGALAVEVRAKDTDILEMVSVLHDPDTVLRCIAERAFLRQLEGGCSVPVAVNTEVKDSQLYLTGAVYSLDGSDSLKETMQTSIAADDKSTEEVDERVQRVGVTASKISGEAQDGAERLGLDLANLLLSKGAKEILTVARQLNDAR, from the exons ATGTCGGGGGAAGCAAGTTCTCCG GATGGGAACGGCAAGGTTAGTCGGGTCATCCGGATTGGAACCCGCAAGAGCCAG TTGGCGCGCATCCAGACTGACAGCGTGGCGGACAAGTTGCAAAAACTGAACCCCGACATCCGCTTGGAAATAG tcaGCATGTCAACGATAGGAGACAAAATCCTTGATGTAGCTTTATCAAAG ATCGGAGAGAAGAGTTTGTTCACCAAAGAGTTGGAGAATGCTCTGGAGAAAAACGA GGTCGACCTGGTTGTTCACTCACTCAAAGACCTTCCCACCACTCTGCCTTCAGGATTCACCATCGGGGCTGTGCTGAA GAGAGAAAACCCCCATGATGCAGTGGTTTTACACCCTAAACACGCAGGAAAAGCTCTTGAGACTCTGCCAGAAAACAG TGTGATCGGCACCAGTTCACTGCGCCGCGCCGCTCAGCTGACGAAGAGGTTCCCCCACCTGAAGTTCAAAGATATT CGTGGGAACCTGAACACGCGTCTCAAGAAGCTGGATGAGAAGGACGACTTTGCTGCCATCATCCTGGCTGCTGCCGGCCTCAAGAGAATGGGCTGGGACAACCGGATCAGCCAG ATCCTGGGGCCTGAAGACTGCATGTACGCTGTTGGACAGGGCGCTCTGGCAGTGGAGGTTCGGGCCAAAGATACAGACATCCTGGAGATGGTGTCTGTCCTCCATGACCCGGACACTGTGCTGCGCTGCATAGCTGAGAGAGCTTTCCTCAGACAACTg GAGGGTGGCTGCAGTGTTCCGGTGGCTGTAAACACTGAAGTGAAGGACTCCCAG CTCTACCTGACGGGGGCAGTTTACAGCCTGGACGGATCAGACAGTCTGAAGGAAACCATGCAGACTAGCATTGCTGCTGATGACAAG AGCACAGAGgaggtggacgagagggtccaGCGAGTGGGAGTCACAGCCAGCAAGATCTCGGGCGAAGCCCAGGACGGGGCTGAGCGACTGGGGCTTGACCTGGCCAACTTACTGCTGAGCAAAGGAGCCAAGGAGATCCTGACGGTGGCCAGGCAGCTCAACGACGCCAGATAA
- the LOC141770528 gene encoding porphobilinogen deaminase-like isoform X1, whose amino-acid sequence MEQGPYKYIRDGNGKVSRVIRIGTRKSQLARIQTDSVADKLQKLNPDIRLEIVSMSTIGDKILDVALSKIGEKSLFTKELENALEKNEVDLVVHSLKDLPTTLPSGFTIGAVLKRENPHDAVVLHPKHAGKALETLPENSVIGTSSLRRAAQLTKRFPHLKFKDIRGNLNTRLKKLDEKDDFAAIILAAAGLKRMGWDNRISQILGPEDCMYAVGQGALAVEVRAKDTDILEMVSVLHDPDTVLRCIAERAFLRQLEGGCSVPVAVNTEVKDSQLYLTGAVYSLDGSDSLKETMQTSIAADDKSTEEVDERVQRVGVTASKISGEAQDGAERLGLDLANLLLSKGAKEILTVARQLNDAR is encoded by the exons ATGGAGCAAGGACCTTACAAGTACATCAGG GATGGGAACGGCAAGGTTAGTCGGGTCATCCGGATTGGAACCCGCAAGAGCCAG TTGGCGCGCATCCAGACTGACAGCGTGGCGGACAAGTTGCAAAAACTGAACCCCGACATCCGCTTGGAAATAG tcaGCATGTCAACGATAGGAGACAAAATCCTTGATGTAGCTTTATCAAAG ATCGGAGAGAAGAGTTTGTTCACCAAAGAGTTGGAGAATGCTCTGGAGAAAAACGA GGTCGACCTGGTTGTTCACTCACTCAAAGACCTTCCCACCACTCTGCCTTCAGGATTCACCATCGGGGCTGTGCTGAA GAGAGAAAACCCCCATGATGCAGTGGTTTTACACCCTAAACACGCAGGAAAAGCTCTTGAGACTCTGCCAGAAAACAG TGTGATCGGCACCAGTTCACTGCGCCGCGCCGCTCAGCTGACGAAGAGGTTCCCCCACCTGAAGTTCAAAGATATT CGTGGGAACCTGAACACGCGTCTCAAGAAGCTGGATGAGAAGGACGACTTTGCTGCCATCATCCTGGCTGCTGCCGGCCTCAAGAGAATGGGCTGGGACAACCGGATCAGCCAG ATCCTGGGGCCTGAAGACTGCATGTACGCTGTTGGACAGGGCGCTCTGGCAGTGGAGGTTCGGGCCAAAGATACAGACATCCTGGAGATGGTGTCTGTCCTCCATGACCCGGACACTGTGCTGCGCTGCATAGCTGAGAGAGCTTTCCTCAGACAACTg GAGGGTGGCTGCAGTGTTCCGGTGGCTGTAAACACTGAAGTGAAGGACTCCCAG CTCTACCTGACGGGGGCAGTTTACAGCCTGGACGGATCAGACAGTCTGAAGGAAACCATGCAGACTAGCATTGCTGCTGATGACAAG AGCACAGAGgaggtggacgagagggtccaGCGAGTGGGAGTCACAGCCAGCAAGATCTCGGGCGAAGCCCAGGACGGGGCTGAGCGACTGGGGCTTGACCTGGCCAACTTACTGCTGAGCAAAGGAGCCAAGGAGATCCTGACGGTGGCCAGGCAGCTCAACGACGCCAGATAA